Genomic window (Chionomys nivalis chromosome 7, mChiNiv1.1, whole genome shotgun sequence):
CCAGACTTCTGACGAGGCTGTGTGTCCAGGTTTCAACAGTGTCATCACGGCTTCTCTCTCTATCCATTGTTATCTCCTCTGGATTGCAGTTTCCAACAGGCTGGCCTTCTCTCATGGTGGCAGGTTGCCAGGATCTTGAGCATCTTCAGCACCTCAGGGAAACCAGAACTTCTTTGTTCTCAGTGCATGAGTGAAACCAAATAAGAATGGGAGCGGAGCATCcaggcgcacgcctttgatcccagcactcgggaggcagaggcaggcggatctctgggagttcgagaccagcctggtctacaaagcaaatgcCAGGCCACCTGGGAAAtacactgtgagaccctgtctcaaaaacacaacaagaaaaaaatgaaaagaaaaggaagagcttCAGAGATGGCAAAGTGGTAAAAAGCACTGGTcactcccagaggacccaggtgggatccccagcacccacagggcagctcacacccacctgtaacttcagtcttGTAGGCTCTAACGCTCTCTTCCAGCTTTTCCAGAcatcaggcacacaagtggtccacaaatgtaggcaaaatactcatatacataaaactaaaattaaagggGAAGCAAATGGAACTGAATCACTGAAGCCAGAGATGGAATGTTTGAGCCCACTCTGAGAAGCAAAATTTGAGAGCTGAGTGGCGGTGgccccacacctttaatcctagcacgcgggaggaagaggcaggcggatctctgtgtgttcgaggccagcctggtctacagagtgagttccaggatagccagggctacacagtgaaactgtgtttaaaagaaacaaaacaaaacaatttttttttgagaagaaataaatagaCAAGAAGTCATTATCATCCCTCTTGTTCTTTTAAACAAAGCCTCGCGATATAACCCAGGTAAGTCTCAACCGCACACGCACGCTCTTCCCGAGAACTGAGTCACAGGTGGATGCCACGGCCTGGCTCCACTGTaggcttttcagtttctttacagaaAAGTCTCTCCCTGTGGGGCAGAAATGAAGCCACCATCCCTCTGTCCTATGCTTCCTTGGTGACAGACCCTCTACCTGGTCCCACGGAACCCTTACAGCCACCTCTCAAGGCAGTGGCTTTGCTCAACCATTTGGTTTTTTACAAATGAAACAACTGGGGCCTCCAGAGGTGGAGGGCTCAGCTGAGGCTTCACGGAGTTGAGGAAGTGCTGTGGAAAGGTGTGTACAGACCAAGGAAGAAGGACGCTGACCCCAGTCAACTTCCTTTGTGTGACAAGCTCCCACGTCCCCTAGCACCACATCCTCCTCCTCAGCTCACCCAGCTGCagcccctccacctcctccaggcCTCTCTTCTCTTATCACTGAGGTTCTACCAGGCTCCGCCACTCCTCTCCCCCGACCTTTGCCCCAAGCTCCAGGCTATTTTGCTCTGGACCCTGGCACTTCCCGCTCACTCTCACTCGCATCTGCCTTTCCTGAAGCCACTGCCATGTGTACCGGACAATGTGCTCGCTGCCTGGGGCTCTCCCTCATCCCTCTCTCCCTGATCTGCATCATAGCCAATGCACTCCTGCTGGTACCTAATGGAGAGACTACCTGGACAGACAACCTCAGCTTGCAAGTCTGGCTCATGGGTGGCTTCATTGGAGGAGGCCTGATGGTGAGAATGCTGGAGCTTTGGCCAGGGACCTGAGTCGCCTGACCTGGGACAGTggacaggacagagaaagggaaaggaggggaaaggacCAGTTTGCTCTGGAGGGTGTAGCAAGGGCTTGGTGGGGACGGGGGACCTGTCCATCCGCTCATACACCCTAATTGTTTGGTAGAAGGTCTTGTAGGAGCTGTAGGGTCCTGAGCTGAGTGTCTGAGGTGAGCGAGATGAAGAAGTCCCTACTAGGTGGGAGGTGGGAGCAAGTTCTAGCTATCGCTCTCCTGCCCTCCGGGAGCACAGGCTGAGAAAACCTCATGATGAGGGTAGAAGCCAAAGGAACAGCTGGTTGTGTGGGTGGTTATCGGGGCAGTCATAACTAGTGAGAGTGGGTGCAATGGACAACCTCAGCCCACGCTGATGGCTCAGATCAGTCCCTCCACCTGCCAGCTCCCTGCTGCTCTCCCTTTCCTCCGTGGCCTCTCCTTCTGGGCCCACCTTCCAGGACCCCCAGTCTGTGCTAAGGATAATAATCCTGGGCCTAGGTCAGCATTTCAGAGTAGATGCCCTAGTCTTCCTGCAGACTAAGATCTATTCAAGGTGAAAGAagagccaggaatggtggtgcacacctttagtcccagcactccagagtggcagaagcaagtggatctctgagtttgaagctagtctactctactgagcaagtttcaggatagccagggttacacagaaaagtATTGTCTTGAAAAAACGAGAACCAAAACGGGGGGGGAGGGCGAGGGAATGAGAGAGACAAATATTCTAGATTTCCCCCTATCTTCCAACTCCCCCcatttaaagaattttctttctcatttttttttctttttgtttgtttctttatttagaaGCAACATCCTGATTGTActtcaggctagcctagaactcactacataacCCAGGCCACTCTAGAACTtgacatcttcctgcctcaaccgcTCAAGTCCAGGTGTGTGCTACAATGCCTGACCATTGGGTGAACTTTCGGATGGTTAACCCAGTGTGTCACCTTCCTGGGTTCAAGACAAAGATCTCCCTAGCACAGCTTCCCATCTTTAGCACAGCTGGCTGTTAAAATTCTCTTTGCACTTTGGTCCCCTCTGCTGGCCACATCTTTATTAGCCAAATGGAGCTATCTCTCTGATAGCAGCCCTCTCCCCTTGCCCTCTGGTATCACTCAGCTCTACCCCCTGCTTCTGGTGGTTGGACTCTACTCAAATGCTCTCTCAGCTCTCTTGCTCTTCTTAGGCCCACGCTCTCACCCAGAGTCACATCAAGGATGTCTCcagcctaaaacacctgattcaCCTACCCAGTCGAGCTTGCCTGCTTCCGTAGATCTGTTAAGGCTGAGCTCCCAACATCCTCCTTCCCAGCAGCCTCTCATGAAGGACCTTATTATGCCCTTCTAATGGCTGTGTTGTGCTGACGGGGCAAAATGCCAAGGAAGCAAGAATGGAAGCTCCATGAGAGCAAGGTCTGCCTCCCTTTTAAGGTGTCCGGTTTATACTTGCTGGATAAATGAAGCAAATAAATGGCAAGATGATGTGGGGCATGGCAGCCACTCCTGTAAGGCCAGCACTCTAGCAACTGAGGCAGAAAAGTAGAGAGTTTGTGGCaggcacgcatgcacgcacgcgcacacacacacacacacaatcagggACCATTGCAAAGAGCTCTTAGGGCAAGTGAGGcacttgttttctcttcttttcttctttctatttgaTATTATAGATTGACCATACCAAGACCTTGCTCTGTATCTGAGCTATTCTTCCAACCCGGGGACGTATTTTGAAGCGTTTCCAAGGAAGCTTTTATGAGATGATGTAACAACTGACAGCCAgatgacatttaaaaaagaaaaagaaaaaagaggggcaTTACATACATACAGGGGCCCCACATTTAAGGCTCAACCAGGCAGCCAGCTGCTGAAGTTGGATGGGATGAGTTCTGAGGCAGGCAGAGGTCAGACCACATACACCTTTGAAGGCGCAGTGAGTGATTTGAACCTGTTGTAAGCGCCACTGGAAACTCTGAAGCTTTTCTCctgttctgagacagaatcttggtGGGGTTATAAACATAGGCCGCCGTACCTAAGTCTCcacctttttgttattttattttattttattttactttattttaaaacctCTGGGATCCAGGTGAtggtgacatatacctttaatcccagcactggggaggcggaggcagatgggtctctgaattagtggccatcctggtctacagagcaagttccaggacagccttacCTCAAGACAAAAacagcagtaacaacaaaaaccatgTTGGATATGGGGGTATATCTTTaaatctagcactcaggagaaggaggcagggacagatgtatctctgtgaatttaaggccagcctgatctacatggtgaTTTCTAGGCCAATCAGGGCCACACATCTATCATCTCAGGAAAACTtaaatgttttggttttatttgagatagagtcttactcTATAAAgtcaggctatccttgaactcactatgtagcccaggctggccttaaacactAACCCTATAGCCATCTacctacctcagtctcccaagtactgagattatggGTGTAAGCCACCATGCTTAATACAcagcttaacacacacacacacacacacacacacacacacacacacacactcacagtctcTCTCAGAACCCAGCCCAGGGCCAGCctgtgtacagagtgagttccaggttacacagagaaacctgatctcaacaaatgataaaaagaaaagatttttgctaaccatagtggcacatacctttaatcccactcaggaggcagaggcaggaggatctctgtgagttcctctggaagaacagtcagtgctcttaaccactgagccatctctctagcccctataaagagccagatgtggtggctaacatctgtaattctagcacttaggaggctgaggcaaagagAACTGTTGCAAGCTCAAGACGAGACACTCAACAGACAAttgaacaaaaatcaataaatcaaaaaggcAATGCTATCCAGGCATGGGGCAtgacctttaaacccagcactcaggaagcacaggcagaggctacaggatctctgtgaattcaaggccagtgtggtggtCTAGATATCAAGTTCCAGACCAactggggctacacagtgagactctatcaaaacaaaagccaaacaaacaaaaaaaaaatctaggtgtCTTCAAGTTGTTACAGCACAAGTGACATCACCCAACTGAAAGGCTAAGCAAGAAAGTGTCAATATTGTCCTTAGAACTGTTATGAGACAGGAGACGGGAGAGAGAACTGATAAATCAGTTGAACTAATCAGGTCTTTCTCTGAGGTTCAGTTCAATTAAGCAGGTCTTTCTCTGAGGTTGCTACTAACAACGGAACTAAAACTTTCAGTCCCTTCCCTGAAGAAGAACAAAATACTGTCTCTAGCATGCATGCCAGCCAAGACTTGTTTTTGCTTGATCAAGCCATCTGTGGAGGCCAGGCCTGGTGCTGTACGCCCGTACTCTTGgtactcaggaggccgaggcaggaggatctgatgTTCAAATCCTTCCTGAATAGTGTTAGATAGTGGAAACTTTGTTGAGGGAAAAAGAGGataagaggaggggaaagaagagagaaagaaataaggggtgtgttggggggtgagccaggcatggtggtgtatacccgcaatcccagcactctggaggaagagggtCCTAAGTTAAATGCCAGGTAGACTAGAATAGACCGTGTCtcaaattaaattaatacaatttaaaagaaaaatgggatgGAGATGGGCCCCGTGATAGTACAGTTGGTTTCCTAGcacgcacaaggccctgggttcaagcctcGGTGTtagacaaaacagcaacaaaatagctGTAGAATTCCACTGGTGCAAGGTAAGACAAGCATGGGACTTGGTGGGACCAAGGTACAAAGGCGAGGGCTGCTGTGGTGCATGAGGTTGGGGACAGAGTAACAGAGTCTCAAAAGACTTGCTGTCGTCCAGGCTTTGTGAGACTTACTACGTAGCCCATGGtggcctgggacttgctatgtagcacaAGCTAGTCTCAGCCCTTGTCCCCCATGAGTACTGGGATTTACAGGACGGACAGCACACGCACGCATGACTCACAcaccatgcacgcacacatgcaccaGCCTAGCGTATCTTTGAAGATACCTCAAAGGACTTGAGCAGATAAGggcaattaaatatttttaagagggCAATTAAATAATGTTAGTCAAGTGTTAGCTTGTGGCATGGAGTCTGGGGTGACACGGGGTAAAAGCAATTAAAATCTAttaggaaggggagaaggggctGAGCGGAAAAAGATTAAGAAGCTATTGAGGAAAAGTACTGAAGACTTGGAGTCCGCCCTGGTATAGAAGGATTAAAATCTTGCAGCCCCGATGAATTGGTGGATATTGTCCACTGCTGAAGACGAGAAAGACAAGGCAGATGAATTGGGGGTTAGTGTGGGATCGGTATGAGGCTTCCTGAAGTTGAGTTAACTCAGACATTCAAATGAGCATGTCCCTCGGGAGTTTGAGATGACTTCCTGGGTACCCGGAAGTGATTATTAGCACAGGGAAACAGCTGATTGGTTACCTGGAGGGTGTGCGCTTCAGAATAAAGGAGACGAGGAGAATGTAAAAGATTAGAAGTTGATTACTAGGAAATCCTGCAATCCACATCAGAGTCTCTGTGCAAACTCTAGCACACTCGACCGTGATTCCCACTCACTGTACCCACTGAAGGTGCGCATCAGCACGGGGGCCTTCTCTCTGAGCTGGTCATGACATAAAATCTTCCCGTTGTCTCCTTCAGTCCTGAGAAGAGTCTGTTGAGATAGGTCTTGCAGATCCACTTCACAAGTGACAAACGGGTATCCTGAGAAAGCAGTCAGTTCAGAGAGTGGGATGGAGGTCCTGCCTCCCATTCAGCAGGCACCCACCCTGCGACAATATGGATGTGGAGGATATAAATACTGCCACCCCCTCAGCCAAACGTTTGATGACGACCTTTTGTCTAAGATAGGTATAATATATTGGACCTAACCCTCCAGGAAGCTACAATCTGGAGAGAGATAAGACAGGTGTATGAATAATGATAAATTAAGGTTGAGTGCAACACTGACCCAGAGAAGTACAGATAAGGTTTGCAGTCCAAAGGGCTGAGGGCATCGTGGGCAGCTTTGCGAGGAGATGGACAAGGCAAGCACAGCCTTGGGAACCTGGAAGAACCTGCTGTCACCACCAACTCTCATCCCACAGGTGCTGTGTCCAGGAATCGCGGCCGTCCGCGCAGGGGGGAAGGGCTGCTGTGGTGCAGGTTGCTGTGGGAACCGCTGCAGGGTAAGAACCAAATTAGGACGTATGATTTCTGACTCCTTCCCCATCGAACCCCAGCACCATCATCGGCAAACAACCTCTGTGAGGTCTCAGGTGCTACCTCACTCCCAGTCCTGGGTCTCAAATGAACCTGACCAGCGGGTCATAGAAGCCCCATGAACCTCTGCGGTAGAGGACTTTTAGGATTCGCCTAGCCTCAAACCCGGagcgtaatcccagcactcgggaagcagaggcaagcggatctctgtgagttcaaggccagtctggtctacaactGGCCAAGTTCCAAGActgattcaaaaatattttaaataaataaataaataaaaggaaatgtagCTTTAGACAGCTGGACAGAAGTGCTGACGTATgcgagaggaactgggaggaggcaGGCCTACTGAGTTTACCTTTCCACACCGAATCTAGATGCTTCGCTCCGTGTTCTCCTCTGCCTTTGGGATacttggtgccctctactgcctCTCGGTGTCGGGAGCGGGGCTTCGAATCGGACCCAAATGCTTAATAAACAACGAGTGGGGCTACCACTTCCTAGAAACCCAGTAAGTCCTGCTCCTGTCTGTATCCCCATTCTGTGCCTCTCCCCACCTGCCTTCCTACCTGGTCCAGAAATGATGGACCAGACCGAGCTTCTAGAAAGACCAGTCCTTCCGCGTGACCCATCGAATTTTGCAAATCTTAGTAGACCCTTGCCCTGGGTGGTGGTAGGGCCTGCTGTGTGATCAGCCTCTCCTAAACGACCCTGTCCATCCACAGAGGCTCTTACTTGCGCAATGACACTCTATGGGATCTATGTGAGAAGCCGCCTAAGGTGGTACCCTGGAACGTGACACTCTTCTCTCTGCTGGTGGTCGCCTCAAGTCTGGAAGTAGTGCTGTGTGGAATACAGCTGGTGAACGCGACCGTGGGCACATTCTGTGGCGACTGCCGGAAGAAGGTGAGAGGGCAGGGCGTGGAGCGGAGCTGAGGGGATCCTGTTTGCCTCTGTGcatctttactctttttttcttgcaGGGCACAGCTTAGTGAGTTCCGTGGGCTCTCGTGAATACCTCATTTCTGGACGTCTTAGTGGACTACCCACCCACCGCTTACCTGGAATAAACTACTTTTATCGCTCAGTTTCCTCCTTTGTGGTATAAGCTGGCCTGAGCATCCTTTCCCAATTCTGCTTTAGCTTTGGAAGGAGGGCCTGGAGATGTAGCTAGACCAGTGGTTCTGTTTGTACCCGACTCCCTGCTTCTTATTTTCTTAACTAATAGTTATTGTTCTGGAAATAAAATACTGTGCTCTCAAGGTGCCAGTGATGAAAGATgagcaatttttaatttaattttctttacatttatgtgtgtgtgtgcgtgcacgtgtatGTCAGAGGATAATGTAGGAGTTGGAGTTGACTCTcacaccatgtgtgttctggggatcaaactcaggtcctctgacttggcaccaagcacctttaccaactgagcccccACTTCACTCCTTCTCACTGTTGGGTAATAGCCTCAGGTTGTGAGGTCATGAGGAATTGAGTCAGGCATACTGGGCAAGTAGCTCCAAGCCATAAAGAACAGCTTAGCCCCAGCCTGACCCTTCCACTTCACTTGCAGAAACAAAATATTCTCAGGTGAGAACAACAGACCCTGCTTGCAGtcaaactacacacacactcacacatgcacacacatgcacgcacatgtgcacacacacacgcatatgctcacacatgcacGTATACACGCATGTCTATAGCTTCTGTCTGCTTCTCTTACACCAGCCATTGGCAATTTCTCCCCTCACCcatccccaagacagggtttctcagtgtagcccaggctggcctcgaactcacagaaatggtctgcctctgcctccctagtgctgggattaaaggcgtgtgccaccacacatggccaaacatttctttttaaagaagtgaaGGATTACTTCAGTTGCTGGCGAGTGTTAGGTCTCAACAGTACAGATAACTGAGAGGCCTTTTAACATATCAGAGTGGCTGCCAGCTTCTCCGGAGCAGTTTCTACCTCTACAGGGTGTGACTGCccaccctaaacttctccagcccaggggctgggctccccttccccagctctcctTCCCTATACaatccagccattttggttacctgcCCTTTCCCGTCTACCCTTTACCCTCCTGGCCTCTTGGCCTGGCTCttcaccctctcttctcccctccccactcttccTGAGACCCAGCTCAGGGTCATGCtcactctggactcttccagatgtccctgTCTCTGGCTATGCCCTCCTTTTTATCTACAGTAAGCCTCTCCTCTACTGTACCCAGGAGCAGTCATGCCCTTCCGTTTTCATTCagtaagcattttttaaaaacatgttggTAATGAGATAAGCATTGATTGGTAGGGGAAATGCTTGTCACAAGGAACATCGAATTCTGAATATGGACTCCCTCCTGGGAGagtgcagacagagagaaaacagcatGGAAAGACAAAGTCTTTGATGACCCTCTCCGTCGAGAAAGGCCCCTATTTGGAATTTGCATGGTAAGGGCCAAGGTAGGAAGGGGCTTAGAAACTATGGGGAAAGATTCTTTAGTCTCAAAGTTCTAGAAAATTAAAGTGGAAAGCCATCTGCATTGTCGTCTGATTAGTTGCACTGGCTCTATGGACACCTCCTATCTACCTGGGGACTTCCACACCTGATGCACACTCCTCCTGGACAACTCAAACCTGGGGACTTCCACACCTGATGCACACCCCTCCTGGACAACTCAAACCTGGGGACTTCCACACCTGATGCACACTCCACCTGGACAACTCAAACCTGGGGACTTCTACACCTGATGCACACTCCACCTGGACAACTCAAACCTGGGGAACTTCCACACCTGATGCACACCCCTCCTGGACAACTCAAACCTGATGCACACCCCTCCTGGACAACTCAAACCTGGGGACTTCCACACCTGATGCACACCCCTCCTGGACAACTCAAACCTGGGGACTTCCACACCTGATGCACACTCCACCTGGACAACTCAAACCTGATGCACACCCTTCCTGGACAACTCAAACCTGGGGGACTTCCACACCTGATGCACACCCCTCCTGGACAACTCAAACCTGGGGACTTCTTAACCTGGAGCTACCAATAAGGAATAGATTGAGTCTAATCACCGAGTTTTTCCATGTACAGAGGTGGGGTCTTCCATCCCGTTCCTTAATCTGAAGTCACTGATGATTCAGAAGGAGACAACTTGGGCTCTTAAAGGGAACCTAGTATCTACAAGTGTCCTCAGAAAGCCAGGGCCAAAAAAGTTATTTGTTTAAGTTCTTCATTCGGAACTATGTGACCTACAAGCCCTGAAGCCAAACCTGAACATAGATCTTGAGCTTTGCAGAATCAAGGAAGAAGCAAGGAGGCAGCTTCTCTCATTTCTAAATCAAGTGACAGCAAAAACCAAGACCAAGAAGCTTTAATAGTAAGAGGCACAGTACTGGCAGGGTCCAGGGGGAGAGTGGGCAGCAGCAACAGCATCAGCTGTTACAGCAGAATATCCTGACGTCATTAAGTGCAGTGTCATCACGCGGCCCTTGAGGCTTCTGGATTTTGGTCTGCAAGCCACAGACACCTTTGACACAGGAGTCGCTCCAATCTCCATAATCTCCCCAGCTCAGCCCAGGCCCCTCCAGCTCCACACCGTCTGAGCAACGGAAGCGCACGTTGTTCACCGCCGTGTTGTCCCCAGGAAATGAGAATGGCTCCACCCGAAGAGAGAATGCCACTAGGAAGTGTGTGCCGGGACACCACAGAGGCTCGCTCCACGAGCCCCAACTGCAAGAGAAGGAGACTTCTAATTGGCTCTGTGAGCACCTCCTACCCACCTGGGGACTGCCAAACCAGGCCCTATCAGTACCTGATAGATTGGATCTAATCGCCTGTGTTTCCCGAGTGCAGAGGGGCGGCTTCCATCCCACTCCTCTTTAACTATAACAGAGTTTACCTCGGGAAAGGGGCGTCCTTTTGCGCTAGGAGAGTGCCCTTCccattgggaattgaacctagagcttTACACACACTAGATAAATACTctatcacactttttttttggtggggggagcGGGTCCCAAATTCCCACCTTCCAGATTGGGACTCCACAACATGCGTGTTTTGCTCTGCATTCCCTCGAGTACAGTGCAGTCGGATCCCGTTCAGAGCTGTGTCATCTCCAGGAATGCCTTGAGGGGGCTCCACCTGggtaagaaagagagaggaagtgaggttCAGTGAGGGGATTGCCATTTTCAGCTCTACAATCCATCCTATCTCTGTCCTTTATGACCCAGATCTGAGCCTTCACCTTGATGGAGAACCCACTGGCAAAGTATCCATCAGGACACATCTCAGGCCAGGTCCAGTCACCCCAGGTCCCACCGTTGGTCACATCAATGATGGATACATATCGTTCCACTCTTATATGCGCGTGTCCACAGCATATCACccacagcagctgcagcagcagcagcttggcTTCAGCCTGGAACTCCATCCTGCATTACCTGTGAACCTGGCCTCTTCCATGGATTTATATCAAGCCTGTCTCTATCAGGATTCAGGTTGCAGAACTATACCAGCCCTGTCCTTTCATGGCTCAGATTGCGGAAGAATGACCAGGATTAAGTGGCACTCAAAACTAATCTGCTCTGGGAACCCTGAAGATCTGATTTCCAGCAGAGGCCCCCAAGAGCTAGGGAAGGAACTGCAATGAAAGCCATTGAGTGGAAATTAGCACCTGCCAAATACTTATTATAGACCACTCTGTGACTATTTCCTGTAATCCTTACTTTGAGTGTAGAAGATAGAAATAATATCTCCTAGTTTGTAGAGGAGAGAGCTGAGTCTCAGAAATAACAAGTGACTTGTCCCCAGTAAGCAGAgggaaatcccagcactggaaatgGAAGCCAGGGCTGGAGACTGTAGTG
Coding sequences:
- the Tm4sf5 gene encoding transmembrane 4 L6 family member 5; translation: MCTGQCARCLGLSLIPLSLICIIANALLLVPNGETTWTDNLSLQVWLMGGFIGGGLMVLCPGIAAVRAGGKGCCGAGCCGNRCRMLRSVFSSAFGILGALYCLSVSGAGLRIGPKCLINNEWGYHFLETQGSYLRNDTLWDLCEKPPKVVPWNVTLFSLLVVASSLEVVLCGIQLVNATVGTFCGDCRKKGTA
- the Vmo1 gene encoding vitelline membrane outer layer protein 1 homolog, producing MEFQAEAKLLLLQLLWVICCGHAHIRVERYVSIIDVTNGGTWGDWTWPEMCPDGYFASGFSIKVEPPQGIPGDDTALNGIRLHCTRGNAEQNTHVVESQSGSWGSWSEPLWCPGTHFLVAFSLRVEPFSFPGDNTAVNNVRFRCSDGVELEGPGLSWGDYGDWSDSCVKGVCGLQTKIQKPQGPRDDTALNDVRIFCCNS